One part of the Hydra vulgaris chromosome 01, alternate assembly HydraT2T_AEP genome encodes these proteins:
- the LOC136074702 gene encoding uncharacterized protein LOC136074702, giving the protein MRLNAAERESFRKRLKIFFVNKPNIKKKKIVNHFEKEGLARSTIYDNLKRLEIVQSFSDRKHPGRPTSWTTEKKAELTRLVNNRKGVSQRKIGIKFGVNQSTIGRQLKKMNIKYRKREKTPKHTIEQQIKAKKRSRKLVNQLYNTKSLLVIDDKKHFCFAGDNMPGNFGYYANNKKTCPESVRFIGKEKFPKKLLMWIAISDRGMSEPLFRTSKAVVINSSIYINVCLEKRILPFIHKYHGDFNYLFWPDLASSHYSKDSLNWMDQYVYYVDKESNPPNVPQARSIEIFWGHLAQKVYEGDWQASAEQVLIDRIKLKLQEIDLNFLQLHMKGVRAKLRSIANGGVFSYKK; this is encoded by the coding sequence ATGAGGTTAAATGCAGCTGAACGAGAATCTTTTCGAAAGcgactaaaaatcttttttgtaaataaacctaatataaaaaaaaaaaaaatcgtaaatcattttgaaaaggaAGGACTTGCTCGAAGTACAATATACGATAACCTAAAAAGACTTGAAATTGTTCAATCGTTTTCTGATAGAAAGCACCCTGGTCGTCCGACATCCTGGACTACAGAAAAGAAAGCCGAATTAACGAGACTTGTCAACAATCGAAAAGGGGTCAGTCAGAGAAAAATAGGTATTAAATTTGGTGTAAATCAATCGACAATTGGTcgtcagttaaaaaaaatgaatattaaatatagaaaacgTGAAAAAACTCCAAAACACACTATAGAACAACAAATAAAGGCAAAGAAAAGAAGCAGGAAACTAGTTAACCAACTCTATAACACAAAATCGCTTCTAGTCATCGATGacaaaaaacacttttgttttGCAGGGGACAACATGCCTGGAAATTTTGGATACTATGCAAACAACAAAAAGACATGCCCAGAAAGTGTTCGTTTTATAGGAAAAgagaaatttccaaaaaaattattaatgtggATAGCCATATCTGACCGTGGTATGTCCGAGCCATTGTTTCGCACTTCCAAGGCTGTTGTGATAAATTCATCAATCTATATTAATGTATGTTTAGAAAAACGAATTCTTCCATTTATTCACAAGTATCATGGAGactttaactatttattttggcCAGATTTAGCAAGTTCTCATTATTCTAAAGATTCTCTAAATTGGATGGACCAATATGTCTATTACGTTGATAAAGAATCCAATCCCCCAAATGTGCCTCAAGCACGatcaattgaaattttttgggGACATTTGGCACAGAAGGTTTACGAGGGAGATTGGCAAGCTTCAGCAGAGCAAGTTTTGATTGATCGTATTAAACTAAAACTACAAGAAattgatttaaactttttacagtTGCATATGAAAGGCGTCAGAGCAAAATTAAGATCAATTGCAAATGGTGgtgttttttcatataaaaaataa